The Streptomyces cyanogenus DNA segment CGTTGGTGACCAGTTCGGAGACGACGAGCAGCACGTCCTCGGCGGCGGCCCGCTGGTCGGCCGTGGCCGCCGGCAGCCAGCCCCACGCGTACAGCGCCTGGCGGGTGAAGTCGCGGGCGAGCGGGACCACCCCGCTCTCGCCTTCCAGGCGGAGTCTGCGGGCCTGCCGCCCCCGGGCCTGCGACGTGCCGTCGGCCGCCCCGGACGGCACAGACGACGCGGACGGCGCGGCAGCCCCCGTGGCTGCGCCGGTGGCCGGCGCCTCCCCCTCGGACGCCCCGGAAGCGCCGCTGGGCTCCGGGCCGCGGTCGCCCGGCGAGTAAGGCCGGGTGGTGCTCATCAGCGCTTCACCTCACCGATTCACCAGTTCAAGATTCAATAGGTCCGGTCAGTGGTCCGGCCGGCGGCCGGGCCAGGGGTCCGGCACCGTCGGCGCCGGCCGGTCCGTACGCCGTCCGCGGGTCGTACACAGGTCGTCCCCGTCCCGTCCGCCGACGGGTCGTCGTTCCTCCGCCGCCCGGGCGGGGTCCCGTCCCGTCCGGGGTCGGACGCGTGTTCCGTCAGGTCGTTCGCCGGTCCCGGAGGATCCGGCGGTCGGCAGGACGCCTCCTGCCTCCCTCTGCCTTCTTCTGCCCTCTCCTGCCCGGCCGATCCGGCGGAACACCCCCGTTTTGGGCGTGACGCGGACAACGCCCTCGGGGACCGGTACGCGGACCGGCCCGGACGGGGGCGAAGGCTCAGTCGGCACCGTCGGCCAGGGCCGCCTCCACGGAATCGTGGACGGTGAAGACCGCCTCGGCACCGGTGATCTCGAAGACGCGGGCGACCACCGGCAGCATCCCTGCCAGATGGACCCCGCCTCCGGCGGCCTCCGCCTTCAGCCGGGCGCCGAGCAGGACGTTCAGCCCCGTGGAGTCGCAGAACTCCAGGCGTGAGCAGTCCACGACGAGCCGCGCGAAGCCCTTGTCCAGAAGGTCGTCGAGGGGCTCGCGCAAAAGATCGGCGGTGTGGTGATCCAGCTCACCGGCCGGTGTCACAACGGCGCTGGAGCCCTCTTCCCGCACCTCCACCAGAAGCCGGCCCGACTGTGCGCTGCCGACCGTCCCGTGGTCCATGCCGTCTCTCTCTCCCGAGGTCGTGGCTGCTGATGCCCTCGAACATTACGCCTTCCTTGCGCACTCCGACACCCGAACATCCGCACACAATCGGACATATCGCCACAGAACGCACTTGCGACTCGCTCGGTCCACCGGGTAGGGCTAGTAAAGACACACACCCCTACACGCCGGCTTCGGAGGCGCCGCACACCGCAGTGCAGGTACTGGCTTCGGCAGCCTTATGCCGACAACGATGGAGGACACCCATGTCACCCCGGCTCGACGCATCGCTTACCCCGCTCGCGACGTCGACACCCCCACCGGAACAACTGGATCATCCCATCGACACCCTCGACCTCTTCGAGGGCCTCCCGGAGATCCCCCCGTACGACGAGATCGGCCCGGTCGACGCACGGGCCCTGTCCAAGAGCCTCTTCGAGCGACTGGAGTCGCTGGAGGAAGGGACGTACGACCACGCGTACGTCCGCAACACCCTCGTCGAGCTCAACCTCGCGCTCGTCAAGTTCGCCGCCTCCCGCTTCCGCTCCCGCAGCGAGCCCATGGAGGACATCATCCAGGTCGGCACCATCGGCCTGATCAAGGCGATCGACCGCTTCGAACTCTCCCGCGGCGTCGAGTTCCCCACCTTCGCGATGCCGACCATCATCGGCGAGATCAAGCGCTTCTTCCGTGACACCTCGTGGTCCGTGCGCGTCCCGCGCCGGCTGCAGGAGCTGCGGCTCGACCTCGCCAAGGCCGGCGACGAGCTGGCGCAGCAGCTGGACCGCGCCCCCACGGTCGCGGAACTCGCCGAGCGCCTCGGCATCTCCAAGGACGAGGTCGTCGAGGGCATGGCCGCCTCGAACGCGTACACCGCCTCCTCG contains these protein-coding regions:
- a CDS encoding STAS domain-containing protein; its protein translation is MDHGTVGSAQSGRLLVEVREEGSSAVVTPAGELDHHTADLLREPLDDLLDKGFARLVVDCSRLEFCDSTGLNVLLGARLKAEAAGGGVHLAGMLPVVARVFEITGAEAVFTVHDSVEAALADGAD
- a CDS encoding ATP-binding protein translates to MSTTRPYSPGDRGPEPSGASGASEGEAPATGAATGAAAPSASSVPSGAADGTSQARGRQARRLRLEGESGVVPLARDFTRQALYAWGWLPAATADQRAAAEDVLLVVSELVTNACLHAEGPDELRLACDNKVIRLEVSDRGTGQPAPRTPHRAGRPGGHGMFIVQRLCLDWGVLRSPGTPGKTVWAELGAPA
- a CDS encoding RNA polymerase sigma factor SigF, which produces MSPRLDASLTPLATSTPPPEQLDHPIDTLDLFEGLPEIPPYDEIGPVDARALSKSLFERLESLEEGTYDHAYVRNTLVELNLALVKFAASRFRSRSEPMEDIIQVGTIGLIKAIDRFELSRGVEFPTFAMPTIIGEIKRFFRDTSWSVRVPRRLQELRLDLAKAGDELAQQLDRAPTVAELAERLGISKDEVVEGMAASNAYTASSLDAQPEEDESEGALADRIGYEDHGLEGIEYIESLKPLIAELAPRDRKILSLRFVANMTQSEIGEELGISQMHVSRLLSRTLVRLRKGLTVEE